From the Trifolium pratense cultivar HEN17-A07 linkage group LG4, ARS_RC_1.1, whole genome shotgun sequence genome, the window ataattaataattatcatTCCTTTGGTATTGTTTTATATTGTCTCTTTTATGTAGCGGTTCAACCTAAGTTTAAGTTTCACTTTTCTCCATACCCTTTTATCTCTCTTGTTAACATAAAACCATTTCGCTGACTTTCATAGCCACACCAAAGGTCACATAAGTTATTATGTTACTGGCAAAGAGGATGAAGACCCGGCTGTTTTTACTGGAGATACATTGGTAAGTTTatcaatatttttcattttaacgAGCTGTTTTGAAACATCTCTTGTAAAATAGTTCTTTCAAAAGCATGTAAAATCTTAAAGATGGGCTAAGTGCTTGAAGTCAAGGCATGTAGATTTTTATTTTGGCTTATATTCTCTATGTATGGAAGTTTCCAtgaatatgaattttgaaaagCTATTACTtttaaatcttatttatttattgtgtttcttCTTTGCAGTTTATTGCTGGTTGTGGGAAATTTTTTGAAGGAACTGCAGAACAGATGTATCAGTCACTCTCTGTAACACTAGGTTCATTACCAAAGCCTACTCGAGTTTACTGTGGCCATGAGGTAAATCATACTTAAGTCCCCATCATTGAATTGAAAGGTATCATAGGGAGTGTATTGATGATTGATCTTATAATTGTAAATGATGAATTTGATTGATTGATCCGCAAAACTACTTTCGACAGCTCATGGtaaattttctatttctattgATGGAGATGGCAGAATTTGAAAATGACTTGATATTTTTGTGTTCTCATTCATTCTACAGTTGATGATGATAAAATAGTTTGATTGCAAAGATACCGTGTATGCTCCCTGAGTTCATTTAGCATCTTGGGTCAATCTGCAAAATATAGTTAATTTCTTGAGATGTTAGTGGTGGTGTGTTGTTACAAGAATTGTTGGTTGTTAAGTTGTAAACAATCTAAATACACATATTGGGTTAGTCCATGCATGCAATATTTATGTAAAATCCCGGAAACGTAAggcttttattttcaattcctGTTGCATAGAATAGTCAGCTTGATATGAATATAACATACAAGAAGTTGAAACCGATCGACACTCACTTCCTGTAAATAAATAGTGCTGAAACAGGGCCGTTATGTGTTCATGAATACTGTTTCCTTACCTTTGCTGGAGTTTGTCTATCAATGTGCCTAGAACTTTAAGTTCAATTTGTGGTTAAAAATTGGAATTCTGTTATGGCAACCCTGATCAAGAAAATCCAAAATCCATCATTATGTACAGGCTTAAGTATATTTTTTAGTCCCTCAAAATAGGATAATTATTTCTTTTGGACTCCGAATTTTTTTGTCGGCTTTCGATCTATGTTTTCTGAAAATGACTACAATTGGTCCCTCTCAATCATAAAAGGACCAAAAGAGTAGTGAGAGGAGAGAGAGATTAATTGTGTGGTCATTTCATAAAAGAGGGACCAAAAgctgaaaaaaaaacttgtgagggattaaaagcaataattatcatatttttgtgGACTGAAAACATATTTAAGTCTTTTTTATAGTACACTTTTTGGTTTGCTGGAAAAATATGTATTTGGTTTTGAGATATTTAGATGCAAATTTCTGATTTGGAAGAGGTGTATTGCAATTCTGGTTGTGCAGTTAAGcttaaaatacaaaatttatcacTTTGATTAATTCAACGATGCAACTTCGGGAGAAGGGgaattgtattttgtttttctatagATTTACTTTTTGCTATAAAGGCTTATATTCATTAGTGACTTGCATTTTATGCTGTTCCCCTCTTATATCATCAATCACAGTAAGAGTGAGTTTGTTTTTTCTCCAGTATTCTGCGAAGAACTTGCAATTTGCTCTGACAGTTGAGCCAGAAAATTTGAAGATACAGCAAAAATTAACCTGGGCTAAGAATCAGCGGCAAGCTGGCCAACCGACAATTCCCTCAACTATTGAGGACGAGCTGGAAACCAATCCATTTATGAGGGTTGATCTACCTGTTATCCAGGTTTGTCACCTTTTCAACTCCTCTTCTAAGTGTGATACAAATAGATGATTCCTTGTTGATGGGAAGGAGGAAAGAAATACTATATCCTTAGCAATTCCTTCTGGGGTACTAGAGCTTTGTATAATTAAAATTCTAACATATTTACTTAGATCTCAAAATATGGTAATGTTAACTTAGTCCCCAAAAAATTTCCGTTTGATTTTGATCCTTCATTTTAAATATGTCAATTTTGGTTTAGGGAGCTAACTCTTTGGTCCCTCATTTAACACCGGTGGAGTCGGATGCAGGGACCAAAATTGACACATTGTAAAATACGAGATCTCAAAATGAGTGAACATAAGTAAAAATtaccaaggttatcaaaaccggaccggaccggtcggaccgtgaaccggtcataaaaacggttcggttttgagcaaaaaacggataggaaaccgaccggtaaaaaaacgcgtgaaccggGGTCGGACCGGTGAACCGGtcgggcggttcaagcggttttgcagttgtttttttttttaaaaaaaaaaagggcaaaacgacgtcgttttaattttttttttttaaaaaaatctgaaacaaaacaacgacgtcgtaggaataggaaaggtttttgtttttcatctatttttcatttggtttcaattataaattttattttattttgacttgtgatattttatctttttaatgtgtgaaattatgaaatattgagcaattattcatatatatttatttatatatttaattaaaaactgttcgaccccgattgaacccggtccgaccaattgaaccttgaaccagtgaactcgccggttcgatgaccggtccgattctgacaaccttgaaAATTACCATATTTTTTTGAACCCATTTAACTCAATATGAAATTAAACAAAGCCTAATGTGAAGGGTTTTCTTAAACTGTATGGGGCCCTTTTGGATggcttatttgaacttatttaTTAGCATCATCACTTATGAGTTATGACATGTCGATAAGTTGTTTTctacttatttccataagctctcgaagatagcttatgaaaacaacttataggttatatgaaaacagtttgattatattttttcctttaattatagaaatagcttatacataaacatTCATATGATAGCTCTTATGTTATAAGCAAataattaagctgtttatccaaacagaaccAGCTAAAGTAAATTTGAACATTTTCAGGAGAAGGTGGGGTTCAAGACGCCTGTTGAAGCTTTAGGAGAATTACGGAAGTTGAAAGACAATTGGAGGGGCTAATGAAACTACCCTTCTCATTCACTCCTATTTTCATTTTCCTCTTTTGATCCATCCAAATTAATAAAGGTCTTTTATGTATATTCTGTAACAGTTTGGTTTGCCtgaaattaaaatgaaagtGTCAGAGTCTTGTCATGTTAGGGAAATGGATTGTGATTAGTACTTGTatgttaatgttttttttttttggttaagggATACATGTATGTTAATGTTGGTCTGTCCAAATACTAAGATGTCCCATTTCATTCACGTCATTTACTTGTgaacttaaaataaactattttctCCTTTCTATTTATGTTTGGAAAGTAACTTTCTCCATCaaaattttaccaaaaaatatatatgtgaaaatagGAAGAATTTGTCGATGCTTCGTTTCTTCTGTTATGAAATCAAGCATGGAAAGGGATAGAAAATATTGCCGACTGAAGGATGATAGCTTTGCTTtgaaattcacaatttttattactAAATAAAAGATGGTACAGTACTGTGTTAGTACTTAGTAGTAGAATATGTTTTGGTTGCTGCTGTTTGTTCTTAtctattaaataaataaaaaatcgtgCTAAAAATGCCTACCTTGTTGATGAAAGGGAATCAAGTGACTTATGTGAGGCGTGGTTGCCGAAGCGAGAGATGAGTTGGGGTCGAGAAACCCCCAAGGACAGATTTGAGAGAGATTTGCGAGAGCTATTGAGTGtacctaaaaacataaaaaccaaCCGGGAAGAATTTCTGGGGAAGAATCGTGAAACTGTATCCCCAAACCCACAAAACAGCAACAAAGCAACATAATCGTCAAACATGTCATGAAACTGCTACAACTTGTCGTAACTTCTTCAACAAGAAAAGATTTATACGAATTCTTTACATGTGATCCAACTGGTGCAAAATGGGCAACACATTTTCACCCTATTCTAATCTATTAGGCTTTATAAGAGACATTCTGAAAAAGATAGGAGATATTTACTTCAATGTGTTTTTGAGAAGAAAGTGAGTATGCAAACATCCTTGCTAAGATGAGAGTCAAAATCTCAATTCCTCCGGTTAAAATTCAAGAGACttatcctaattttttttttgacgaaattatCCTAATTTATCATCAACTTTATTATTAGCAAATAATCTATACATATCTTTTCTTAGAGAGCAAGTTTTACTTTTGCCCTTTTTTCCTTCTAATGtactaacataaaataaatattcttattaaaaaaaataagtattaaaatttatatatgcatTCAGTTCAATTTCGATTAAAGAATTTAAAATTCtaccaatttttatttgaatttacatataaagaaaagaacaataaatatagaaatactTCTTCTTAATATAAAAGTaactcaaaataattaattcagtcaaaaagagaaaaagagaaattCAAGATATTTAATTCagtcataaaaaaataaagctGAAGATAAAATTTGGCCCTACTCGAGACAAAATTAGGTATCATCAATAAAAATCTTGGCACATTAGATATTTTgattcatatatataaataaaaaataaaatgtttgcaCATTGTTCTTTATCGCATTCACACGCTCTCAACACtctcaaaaagaaacaaaaacgaAAACGAAGGTTTCAGCTTCCTGACTCTGACTTTTCTCCTATTCTATCTCACCTTCATCATCaccttcctcttcttcttccatcACCATTGTTAATTCACTTCAAATTTCAAAcccttttttcctttttcccaatttctcaattccattttTCCCAAATCATAAACTTCTTTCCTTAATTGCTTAATCCGTAAGTTCTCAGGTAAGGCATAAAATTTATcactttcttcaattttttgtatTCTATTGTGTTTAATTTTCACCCCTTTTCGTTGTTTTATCTATTTCCCTAACGATTACCTTTTATTCCCTTTTCAGGGTAGGGATTAAAACCCCCAAAAATTAcgttttttgatatttttaattaataattaaccCCAAAATTGGAAAATAGTTTGGATTGAAGAAAGATCAAATAATTAGAGGTATTATACAGTGAAGAATTGAAGATTAGGGTTTTTTAATTTGTGCCAAAGATGGCAACTTTGGATGGTAATTCAGACCAATATGCTAATGTTTCTTCTAATTCaccatcattatcatcatcatcatcttcttcgtcGTCGTCGTTTGGAGGGGTTAATAGTGATGATAATAATGGTAGTGTAACTTGGTACGGAATGAGGTTACCTTCTGTTAATCCCTTTTTGTCACCACTTTCGTTTTTATTGGATTATTCTGGAATTCTCCGATCAAACAATGATTCTGAGGTTATGATTGTCAACAATGGAGTTTCTGGTTCGGAAATACGGCCTCGGGTTGATTCCGCTGCGGCTGTTGGTGAGAGCAGTGCAGGTGAAGTTGCGATAAGGATAATTGGAGCTGGAGAGCATATTCAGAATCAGGTTGGAGAAGTGGGTTATGATGATTGTGGTGAGGATCTGGTTGGTGAGAGAAGTGGAATTCCTGCATTGGATGATGGTGAAGCCGAGGGACGTGGTGGAATTGAGACTAGTGAGGGGGTTCCCCTTGTGTCTTCGCCTTCATCGTCGTCATTGGCTGGTAGTGGACAGGTTGATGGTGATACTTCTGGGAATGGAACAGAAAATAACAGCAGGGATTCGTCTTCTTATCAGAGATATGATATTCAGCTGGTTGCTAAGTGGATTGAGCAGATTCTTCCTTTTTCGCTATTGTTATTGGTTGTTTTCATCCGACAGCATTTGCAAGGTATAACTAGTTCTGTTCTGATAAATTGGTTACATTATATCATGTTTGTGATGTTAATATTGGCTTCAAAATAATCATAGATGGCCATTttgaattttcatttatttacttttccATTGTTAGTAGTTCACCCATTTCACAAATATTGGGAAAATTCCAAGTTGTTTCTGATAACTTGGCTATTTGTTGTATTAAAAGCTGGCTTGCTTGTTCTGATGTAATGTGCTTGGTAGAATAGTGGCATGACAGAGAAAGCTTGCCTGCATTTTGGAATGATGAAAACTCTGAAAGTAGTATTACTTAACATCTTTACTTCTCATCATGTTTAAACATGTTTGGTCTTTCACTCGTGCCATGTTGCTAAATGTTTTCTATTGATCCCAAATTGAACTGGAAAATGTTGGTGCAGCATCCAACACTTCCCGTTGTTTCTGGGTTAAGGGcttagagaaaaagaaaatatatcatGTGAGAAGTTTTTTTGAGGATCACAACGGTCGCACCTTTGTTTTATTTACCGCTTCCCCTCTTGGTGGTGTCCTACTTAGTAAGAAAATTGCAACCTCACTAATTGTAAGCTAAAAACGAATCTTGTGGAGTTAACTAAGGGGATGATTGATTTGCTTTCTACATTTCTATTTTCTTGTGAGTTTCAAGTGTGGCTTTTCTTATTCACAATCACTTTCTTTGGATAGGTGCAAGGTTCATTGCTTGACACTTATAGCATGCGCCTCCTCTTAAATTTATAACTTGCTATTTTTTCCACATTACCTGGTAATCATTTATGAGAACTTGCAGGTTTCTTTGTCACAATTTGGATAGCAGCTGTGATGTTCAAGTCAAATGAAATTGTTAAGAAACAGACAGCTTTGAAGGTACTTTATTATATCTTTGCCAATCCTTTAACATTTACGTTCCCAAACCGAGTTTCTATTCTGTCAACTCCTTACTCACCCTCGTACCATAACATTGAGtggaataaactttattttgcaGGGAGATAGGAAAGTCTCTTTGCTTGCTGGTATATCTATTGCTTTCATTCTTCACGTGATATGCATTTACTGGTGGTATCGAAATGATGATATTTTATATCCACTGGTCATGTTACCTCCAAGTCCAACACCTTTCTGGCATGCAATATTCACCATCTTGGTCAATGGTATGGATTTATTCATACAATATTTGATGTTACATTGTTGCAGTGGATATATGCTAGAacttttatttcttcttctttacatgGTGACAAATGTATGTCAATGATTTGGtccctatttggataaacaacatAATGAAGTGCTTATAGCAAAggcgcttatcatataagtgcttatatataTGAGCTGTTTTAATGACAAacgataaaataaagttaaattgtttttatataagctatCCCAGATAGCTTATGGAAACAGCTTATAACATGGCTGTTTTCTTAAGCTCtaccaaacagtctcacaacaAGTGCTTATGCCAAAAGATAAGGCAATCCAAGCAGACCCTTAGAAAAAAGTAATGTCCTTGCACATAATTACAGACTCGAGTGAGATCCTTACAAATAATTACAGACTCCAGGTGAAACGCTGAATGCATGACATATACATGCAAGGAATTTTATAGTTTCAGTACAATGTTGAAGCTGTTTTTTTGGTCACTAATGGTGAAATTGGAACCTTCTTTGTAGTTGTTTcatgattcattttttttattgagatATTTCATCAATTAAAACTTGTCTCATGTATAGACAGGGCACAATAAATGGGTTCTCTATGTTTAATTATCAGTTTGGATAGGATAGAAATTGACTCAAAATTGTTTGAACCTTTGAGGATAAAGttaactgttttattttatttttttccttcttgtaGCATTAGGACAGTGTTAACTTTATGTTTGATATTTGTTGTTGAGATATATTGTAGCTTTGGTTGTATATATTTGCTGTATTGTGCGTGATGACACGAACACTTTGAGGAGACAACTACCGTCGGCCTCTGTACTAGATGGTGGTGTTTCCTTGGACATCCGACAAAATGAGATAGGATCAGCCTCCTTGACATTTGGTGAACCCCAAAAGCTTAGGTTTCTGAACTGAACGGCTCTAGTACCAATTTAAGagtgaataataataatcttttccaaaaaaaagagtgaataataatgatttttctGTATTAAATCTTGAATAATATGTAAAACATTTATACACGAGGTTAATCAAATCAATCCCTTTAAGGGTTAGAATAagctaaaaaaagaaactacgAAAGAGTATAATAAGTACATACAAAAAAATCTACAATTATCTGTAAAATATCTCGATTGATAATGAGCAATATCTTTCTGGATctcattttgttttattaatatttaatatactGTATTTTTATCTTGCTTTATTGTTTTTGTGTGTCATATATCCCTTTAAATTGTATTTGTGACCTCTAGTCATtctaatttttgttgttattaatgATCACCATTTTATTGACTCTCAGATATATTAATGCGGCAAGTTGCAATGGCTTTTAAGTGTATCCTACTTATATATTACAAAAAGGGGAAAGGTCATAACTTTCGTCGACAGGTGATTAATGCTTTCCATACAAAAGTGTGCAATTTTCGTGTGTAGCTATTGCAACGGCTGACATTGTCTAACTTTTCTAGGCTCAAATGTTAACTCTTGTTGAGTACACGCTGCTTTTGTATCGTGCCTTGTTGCCAACACCAGTTTGGTACCGGTTTTTCTTGAATAGGGAATATGGCAGTCTCTTTTCGTCACTGACCACAGGATTGTATTTAACTTTCAAGCTAACATCCGTTGTTGAGAAGGTTTGTTTTCACTTTTTCAACATTATTAGTGTGTAGATCTATAAATTCTAAATTATCATCTTTGTGCTGTTTAGGTCCAATGCTTCATTTCGGCCGTGAAAGCGTTATCAAGAAAGGAAGTTCATTATGGGGTCTATGCCACAGCGGAACAGGTAATAATGTAGttttagttgattttttttttattaatcaatcTGTTCCCTAATTCtataactatattataaaacataaaacaatgGCCTTCCAATGACATGTGGCAGATGTCTAGACCCTCCATTTCCTCCTAAGCTTTTTTTGCTGACCCACTGTTGCATGGGATTTTATTACTAGTTTAAATAGAAAATTCCATTTGTTTGGGGGCGTTTGTTTCAAGGTAGTTAATTTTAGTCCCAGGAATAATATTCCAAGGAAATAATAACAGGAACTTTATTCCagggtattttaaaaaaatcatgtttggtTACTATTAACCACATTCCTTGGAATTATTGATAAAGATGGGTAAAAGAGAAGTTATTAgaagttatttaaaatgtattccCATTTTCATGGAAACTTTTCTTTCCCACCCATTTCCCCGGGAATAAAATCATGGGAACAAAagaagttattggaagttattttattccaaagAACCTTCATATCCAGGAACAATTTTATGTCAAACTTATAACAAACATGGGTATATCTATTCCTACTCATATATTcccaggaatattatttctaaacatgaaacaaacaccctTGTTACAAGGTTCTGATTCTGTGTTTTTTGGAACTTGTAGTTTTCTGATTTTGTAAATGCATACATATCTATAAAATACATTGGGTATGAAATTGTTAAATGTATGAGATAAATCGTTGTTAGCTATTCTCCTCGAAGTAATATCTTTCATCAATCTGAGAATAAAGCTATGTAAATGTATCTGTTTTCTATCAAATTCCTTCAAAATGATTTCTAACTATAAAAGTCATGGATAATGTCTTGTAAATGTAGCTTTCATGCATCAATTAATTTAATGGCATTGATCAAAATAATGTGATTTGTCCTCAAGTATcttctataatttatttatttgtgtacTTGCACATGGTGGCTGTGTATGTTATTTTAATGGATGAAGTGAAGAGGGATCTGATACAAACCAACTGATATATAAGACAGAAATAGGGAAAATCCCTTTGATTACAGAATGATCTCGCAGAACTTCGAGGGTCTGCACCTCCCTAATGCCAAAATGGCCCCTTTCCAATCAAATCCCAAGATACCCTCTTTCTCAATCACTCCTTCTATTTATTAAGTATCACCAACTCTACCTAATACCTATCCCTATTCTCTAACGGCAGTTATTTCCTATAATAACTgcttattaataattaaaacagTTTACTAATATTAATAAACAAGGCCCACTATTATTTCTATCCTAATTAAGGCCCATATCTAACAATACTCCCCTCCTAAACTGTCACCTTGTCCTCAAggcaattaaaataaaaaacaattacaaaactACTTTACTGACATTGGCGTTAAAACAGAAATGTTTGCACAATCCTGCAGCCTAATTTCACCCCCCAGGGTCCCACGGTTGGGAGGAGAAATCACAAAACATTTTGGAATTATTGCAGTGGCATTTGTTGGCCTTCCCCTGTAAGTTGGTGAACGTGTTGAACCTCTTTGTCATTGTTGCGTGATATACAGCAATACCCTTGTCTGGTGGTTTTGTCGGCGGAAATACAGCCAATATGCAAGAAGTTGCTTTTCTCTTCTCGGCCACTGACCTTCCCCTTCACCAGCGAACTTTCGGCCTCCTTTTTTATTGGAGTTCTCTTCTTTGCGCTCTGTTTTCCGACCATGGATGTTCTGATTCCTTGATGCTTTTCTTGATTTCAAAACCAATCTTGGTTCATGTGATGGCTCCACCACTCATCCATTGCGCAACTGCCGGTATTTGATCTTTTTCTTTGCACACACCTCCTGCATCAAAATATTTCTCAACCTTGATCATCCACCCAGCAACATCCCTTCCCTCAAAGATTGGTATAGATAGTCGTAATTCTTTGAGTTCTCTTCTCCAATCTCTAAGTACTTTCAACGCTTCATGCAAAATATCAAGCGTTCCTTCTGTTCTCAATGACGACTCCATTTCTATTTTATCTTTCTTGTCCCGGATCAAAGTGCTCTGATACCAGTGATAGAAACCaactgatatatatatatatatatatatatatatatatataggatttaattgatatgcaccgacggtgtaaaataattttacacagtcaaccaataccaaccatgttttccgccacatcaccccacttcaccccactttcttgacatgacatggcaaaatgatggttatttattggacgatcgtgtaaaactattttacaccgtcagtgcatatcaattaaactctatatatatatataaaataaggaAGTAGGGAAAATCCCTTTGATTACAAGAATGATACCGCAGAACTTTGAGGGTCTGCACCTCCCTAATGCCAAACTGGCCCCTTTCCAATCAAATCCCAAGATACCCTCTTTCTCAATCACCCCTTCTATTTATTAAGTATTACCTATTCCTATTCTAACGGAAGTTATTTTCTATAATAACTgcttattaataattaaaactgCCTACTAATGATTAAACTGCCTACTAATATTAATAAGCAAGGCCCACTATTATTTCTATCCTAATTTAGGCCCATATCTAACAGGATCTTTGTAAAAAAAGCTATGGTAGCTTGTTATATTTGTCTTGTCCCCATTTTATTCCTTAAAAGTTTCAGAAATCAAAATTTGCTACGAAATGAGGAGTATAAGATTCTTGTTAATGACTGTTTATTTGTTTATAGGACTTTCTCTACTCTCTATAGCCATTATTTGTTGGGGCACAcagtcatattttttttctttcttttgagaatcttattttaaatttggaGCTAATCCTACCATTTATTTTTGGGGTTTATCGATAAGCTTTATGACAATGTGCCTTATTTTCAGTTTTATTGTATCTTTGAGTGGAGAAATGTTTAAATTTGACTGATAAATCTgtcttttaaatttattaatggaTAGTGTTCGGTTGATGGCTACTTTGGTGGGAAATTCATTATGTGTTATGCAGGGTGCTGGAGAGATTTGTTACATTTATGTGGATTTCTgtgttatattttctttaggAATTTTGTTATTGGATATTGCTGTCTGTCTTTTTATTTTCCATCTATTGCTTTCTAACGGCATTTCTTTATATTTAAGGATGAAAATCTACATAAATACTATGTTATTGAAGATTTTTACTGtgcaattttttacttttatcaaTATGATTCTAAATTCTATGTATTTGAAACACAGGTAACAGCTGCTGGTGACCTATGTGCTATATGCCAGGAGAAGATGCATTCCCCAATCTTGCTACGTTGTAAACACATTTTCTGCGAAGATTGCGTATCTGAGTGGTGAGTCCATAACTTCATCCCTCATTTATAGGTTTAATTTCAAAGTAGAAAGTTCTcaatatattaagaaaattttatAGGCAGGTCCTCTCTGAGAGCCTATAAATAATTGTTCTAGGGTAGGCTAGTAATCAGCTAAAAGATTGATTCACATGATTTCATACTTttttgaatagaaaatgttAGTGTTGTTATTTTGTTGGTGGACACAGTTGAATCCATGTCCTCCCACTTCAACCCCTATCTTGCCCCATAAACCACCAAACCACCTTATCAGTCACTAAGAATATTGCACTTTTATAGAAGGTTCTCAGCAATATGTTGATTTTGGCTAATGGCTTGAAgctaattttttactttttcttgcATACAATTGTAACCTGACTTATTATACATTTGCATATTAGTTTATGCTAGGATATGTTCTGGGAAAAAAATTCACTTCTAACGTTCCTTTCTTTGTATTCTATCTAATCATATTTAAGTATTAACAATTGGTGAGTTAAGTACTTAGTTACATGAAATGTATGAATggacaagagagagagagagagatagagttCCGTAGGACTTTGAACCATTGGTCATTGACAATTGTTAGGTGGAGTctatgtttttttattgttttgacgGCATGTGGAGTCTATGTTGATGTATGGGAAAAATGTTACATATGAATGTGTAAAATGGATTTCTTGTGCCTGAGGCTATGTTTAGATTGGTGGAATGAAATGGAATGGAGGGAAACTGAATGGATctatgttccattgtttggattttaaaatACTGTATTACCCTCGCTGTTTATTACCTTTCTTGCATTTATCTTTCGCAATCTTCATGCACAACCGTCGAGAATGGACTTGCACTTCATTGTATTTTTTCTCCATGTTGTATTATTAGCTTCTACGTTTTCGTTCGCTGGATTTTCTTGTCCCTGTATCcgtgtattttttttccttcttcataTGTGGTattatcttttgttttgtttattagATTCATCTGTCCATCTTTATATTCACACTACATCCCtagattttttgtttataagatTTTTCTGTGCATATGTCCTTAACTATTGTCTTGTTGAACTACTTCAAGGAATTTATGTTTTTTGTGATGTTGAACACATCattctattatatattttttagttctCTTATAACaa encodes:
- the LOC123920199 gene encoding hydroxyacylglutathione hydrolase cytoplasmic, whose protein sequence is MKIYHVPCLEDNYSYLIVDETTKQAAAVDPVEPDKVLEASNSLGLTLKFVLTTHHHWDHAGGNEKIKELVPGVKVYGGSIDNVKGCTNAVENGDKVHLGADINVLALHTPCHTKGHISYYVTGKEDEDPAVFTGDTLFIAGCGKFFEGTAEQMYQSLSVTLGSLPKPTRVYCGHEYSAKNLQFALTVEPENLKIQQKLTWAKNQRQAGQPTIPSTIEDELETNPFMRVDLPVIQEKVGFKTPVEALGELRKLKDNWRG
- the LOC123920198 gene encoding E3 ubiquitin-protein ligase RNFT1-like: MATLDGNSDQYANVSSNSPSLSSSSSSSSSSFGGVNSDDNNGSVTWYGMRLPSVNPFLSPLSFLLDYSGILRSNNDSEVMIVNNGVSGSEIRPRVDSAAAVGESSAGEVAIRIIGAGEHIQNQVGEVGYDDCGEDLVGERSGIPALDDGEAEGRGGIETSEGVPLVSSPSSSSLAGSGQVDGDTSGNGTENNSRDSSSYQRYDIQLVAKWIEQILPFSLLLLVVFIRQHLQGFFVTIWIAAVMFKSNEIVKKQTALKGDRKVSLLAGISIAFILHVICIYWWYRNDDILYPLVMLPPSPTPFWHAIFTILVNDILMRQVAMAFKCILLIYYKKGKGHNFRRQAQMLTLVEYTLLLYRALLPTPVWYRFFLNREYGSLFSSLTTGLYLTFKLTSVVEKVQCFISAVKALSRKEVHYGVYATAEQVTAAGDLCAICQEKMHSPILLRCKHIFCEDCVSEWFERERTCPLCRALVKAADLRTFGDGSTSLFFQLF